aaatgtttattataaaacccctctattaataaatttttttagcgtAGTAGCACACGCTGGGTATCCGAtagtactaaataaataaacatacgtTTCTAGTTGATACAGGTGCCGGTGTTACCTCTCACGTCAAAGTCCGTCAATGTTAAGTACACCACCACATagcatataaaacttgtttatgaccAATTtaatcacgatattaattattataagacaattatgatgttcaagtcattttttgAGGGGTGCCTTGTGTGGgaactagggacaaatgttgtccGATTTTCGCCTtattttacagtataatttcagagtacttaaaactaatttgtgcaaaattttaaccggacttccgcataatcaacatatttatgactgctcaaacagcattcctttttcaataccaaacctTATATCTGTGGATGGTACTTATCAGCATCTAggattttattcaaacaaattatcaaattaacagtaaaaataaaacacctaTGTTCGTAAGATGACAGCATTGTATCAATATATTTGCCATTTTCGACACATGTTGTAAAGGcgctacaaacaaaattttatacagaaaaaaccaacaacaaaatttagggacttagttaaatttttggggacttaattcataatgaaaatgCTCCCCAATtactgaaaattaaataaatccttaaaattttaaatttaaataaatttattaatattcgcacgatttttttttatccatctACATTTATCCatttacacagagaaaaaaattttcaaacagtACAATCTAAATGTTTTCACCTATTGACTTAATATTATTAATGattgaaattgttattttaaaatgattacAGTAAGAAAACCTTTAATTCATTCGCAGcgttaaaattaaaacatgtttaaacatacatttggaacaaatcaagattccagtaacagtttatattttcataacttttttttctgttaatattcacGCATCGGTTTTATAGTTGATGCTTtctttgacaattttttaaataaaaaagaaaagaatataGAAAATGGCCGACTCACAAATGGAAGTagtattatattttttggataaaaaaacttaatataaagaccaaataaatacttttatatatttttcagtgaaaaaaatgataatttgcattatgttcatttcatatcgtaaatgtaaacaaagtataTAGTTGCATTGTTTAGGaagtttaaatatgtacataattaaaaTACCGTAGGAGAACTGCATACAAACTTTGCATTGATACATTTTGGAAGTCAGccacccttgaaactttttttcaaaatgaaagtatttagatcatattacaacaatttaaagacaaaaataatagctaaacatattatatttaattttttaatgttttaggctaaaattgcggcgaaaactaggctcccaattagcttgtagtgtgaaatgaatttgactctgattgtttttttgctattgtcaaattgtttattgaaaccgaatgtatattttctattaattttttagtttttgtatacatacagtgttgccacaacctcaaaatatttgtaaccaagtttgattaaaaaaataaccaaaatgtttttgtttaaaaaaaatatgaacagaagaatgaaatttattttttttttaatacattttacacaggttaaattttatgtcaagatttcaacatttagaatattatgaaaataaattcttaatagcaaaatattctgaaaaaaggacagaaataatttttaattattttttttttaaatatttaaaaaattccagtTTCATGCCTTCTGGCTAcagaaagaaaacaattttatcatttttataaaataaattattaatgaaatttttaatatttgaatttaaatacagttttataCAGATGTCTATATGCGTACGACATTGGCAGTTTTTAttagagtatttttaataaaatctaaaccaAAGGTTGAACctagctaaatattaaaaataaacattattgtttagaattttcggaatacaacattttatttatcctAAATAAAGCTAAAAGAAACACCCACCAcaattattatactcaaaagaatCATATGGTTACGTAGACCAGtttaatggaataaaaataattttctatgctGTGTTACccaaaatttagaagaaaaacaccaaaaatgtgaatataaaaacagcagtatttcgaaaacgcgagctgactgaaaaaaactaatttaacatAGTACTAAGTGTTCATCAACTCGtacaaaatgtaattgaaaTGTCTGTTCACTGGTGTAATTAAACCAATATTAGGAACTCATTTACATCCCTAAATCAAACAAAtcgtaaatatcttttaaaacaattactaTTTCTCAAATGTTTTGGCTTCAATTGCCAATCACGAtagatataatttatttatgaaaactcTCATGAAAAATTATACACCTACAGTAAGGATTAACACAAACCGAtgtcgaaacatttttttttaaagtacaccaccattaaatattgaaaaatctgtctataacaaaatgttttgaaaaaagtaaccaaaatgaaaaataaatacacatctacacatcaggaaaaaaaaataaccaaaacggcaacactgtatacatacatacatacagaatatatattgtgctattataagagaaaaatctgtcacgtacggtatgtcacgtacgatactaaattttatttattataaaatcattcaaagattatttttatttaaatatgacggattgtaaaggaaaaatatttcgtttagtgtaaaaatttaaaagaaatgtacctcaaaatgagttccgttttatgtcgcgtacgatatacccttatttcgctcaatattttggacaacaatatttcgaaagaactttttattattttaaaatatagtattcTCTGagtggaacataaagaccaacttatttttcatatactcttatttttgcaaaatctattccactctataggcgtacaaatgtcacgtacgatgatatggaattgcccatatgttgcATTTAAGACTCTGAGCATAATTTGGTTTCTGATactttgataaaaaaaagtcCGCCCTTTCATACCAAAATCATTTCGTAATCAGATATTATCTACCGTTTACGGTCTAGCTCACCCTGGCGTTCAGCAACGATATGATGATTCATACATTGTTCGAAAAACTGCgaaataatttattatcaatATCGGAACTCGTCTCGTGAACATTAACATTGTCAGTCTCAAGCCAGCCTTTATCGAGTATATATTTTAATGCCAAAAAAATCAATATCAAAAGCGTTCACAACAAGTTTTCCAATAAATTCAACAACCAGCACAAAACAATCCCATGCAGACGAATAACCATCATCAAGTCAACTCAACTGTATAATATTATCGACGACATCGATGGGTGTAGTgtactaattttgcagtttccACTAATACCTAGTGCAAACTTTTGTTCATATTTCATTAAACATTAGTGATTGGTTTACGAGGTAgtcactacgtgcgaacaatcaagtagagtcgaagggaccccgttttgatagtgatagtgagttaaaaaattttgcactcaatattaaattagtggatttaaaaaaatgcaatcatcagtttattgcaactttttcttctgcactaatttgagtgcaacttcaaattgtgcactaaatttttaagttcaaaatggtttaagtttatttctgtgtactaatttaaaacttctgactaatactttaaaaataacaaaaaatatttaaaatttttatttttcgaatttggattcaacaatttcatgaccgctcatttttgaaaatttggtgatagtggcccataatcatagtcaaacactaaagtcggttctttttaaaaacaactttaaaataaaaacctgctttttattaatttgcaaccatagtcaaaattaaagtatgttttaaattgaaccgactttaactgggtgccaccgcaaatgtagaaaatgttttcatacaatatacaacaaaaaacagacaagtggcaccgctgaacagctgtcatacaaaattaaagctgtcaatccaaaaaacgtaaacaataaaagtaaccgggacatctaaagaaaagataatattaatatcataattacgatattttggtactaattttattgattacTGTAAtggcaaaatctctaccaatatcttgtaacttaaacattttttactttgtgacgaacttttttactcggcgaagaatagctgatgctgttgttaaacgagttaaaaacaacttcagctagttttatatttagagtcgacttcagcatcagaagtatactttaacttgtctatgatagacctaaagtccactcttaagtaaagtcgagtttaattctcttaagcctagtactctgttcatatttgcgaaaaatcatggttttttcatgcgaaaaattttatatgcagtTTGACAGCTCgctgttgcttttaatttcgtgcgaaagaagtgctgcgtatgttatttcgtgtggaaaaataaggttgccagatgtatttcacatgttttccacaataaaaacagagtacaactcaaggcgaatttatacaaggtggagtcagtcaaacagctgataattttttttttcgctttttggttctaacagttgtcaaagcttgtttttatacccttcaccttcgtgagaagggtatatataagtttgtcattccgtttgtaatttctacatttttcatttccgaccctataaagtatatatattctggatccttatagatagcggagtcgattaagccatgtccgtctgtctgtctgtctgtctgtctgtccgtctgtctgtctgttgaaatcagttttctgaagaccccagatatcttcgggatccaaatcttcaataattctgtcagacatgctttcgagaattttgctatttaaaatcagcaaaatcggtccacaaatggctgagatatgaggaaaaaaccaagacaacctcgatttttgacctatttttttacctatatctggattactaagacattaatatagacaatatggatatctaatgatagatatttcaaagacatttgcaacgacgtatataagaccatagtaagttggacctgcaatgggtcaaaatcgggaaaaaaattttgaacccgaattttttttttaaaaaaaaaaaattgaaaaaacaaaaaaaaaattttttaaatttaaaaaaaaaaaaaattttaaatttaaataaaaaattttttttaaaatttaaaaaaaaaaaaattttaaatttaaaaaaaaaaatttaaaataacaatcgaaaattttttttttccaaaaaattcaaaaagcaactggaaaaaaaattcaattttgtttacctaaaaatatttaaaattttgaagtataatttggtgaagggtatataagattcggcacagccgaatatagcactcttacttgttatatttaaatatctacatattccaatcgtattaacaaaatatttattgtttacataaataagtaaagccctcactattcaattatctacactatattaagtttaaatacttatttgtttaatttttcattttggttttttgacatttgttaagaccaatcgttgtttttgtagaactgacaccaccttgtatgaattcgccttggtacaacttttgcgaaattatttcgcatatatttcattccaaatattttatatgtagtttgacagcatttcgcacgaaattttgaacagagtacctagctttaaaatgtactttatttttgactatgattatgggccagtatgtttaatgcagctTAGTATAAAGATGTTTGGTTGGCAACAATCCAAACtttccaaaattgttataaaaataaagaatttgaaAGTTTTAATTAGAGACGAAGATATCATTATTGTAAATAGATGGAATGGTgcgtattttaaataaaatactgttacatATATAGTAACCACCCTAATGTTACTAATAAGTTATATATGACAACACTGTCATTGGTAACTAGTAACCAGTATTTTAGCACTAACTATTTTTAAGAGCACTAATGTACATCCTTttttgattattaataaatgtgcTTTTGAAGACGAAGCAgacatatataataaatacatgTAGTGCTTATGTCGTAGACAATGTGAATAGCATTTTTATAATGCTATTAGAACTAGCAACATTTGGCACCGTTAACGGTTTAATCTCTAGAATTTAAAGTACTGCCAGCAAAGTTGCGCATAGAAAGGATATTATTGCTTCCTTTGATtctaatgttttcaaaaatagtataattcatttaatgtagttgggccttttcggaaatgcatcactgcgctgcatATAATGCGCATCTGTGATTAGTTTGCGATGCTGATGCAAATCCGCTGATGCGCAGACAATGCATCAGCCATTTTTGTGATGCttgtttaaccctccgttagtcgcaactgatctggttgatacaggcaaacaatttgttaaacaccctaaattttaagctattttttgataaaaatatatttttactgcaattccCATTACCACTAAATTGCGCTAACGTATATAATCGAAATACCATTATCGATAttctaatataatttaaattatatattcttaaataatttaaataatttcaatattgagTTTATtgcaatcaaaaaatttaaatataataaaatactaCTTTGTGCAACTTATAttcaatgtttataaattttattaataatttaattcaggattaaataaatgtaattaagatatcgttaccgaaataagCTAAATTAGCTTTTGCGTTATTTTTTAACCGTTAATAGATAACATTATCTCATTAATATTATCtcattaatttacaataaaaaaattaaaatttgataataaaaacaaattaaataattttgttttcttaaactAGCATTGTTTGCTGAAATTACACGCATCCTAAATCACATTATGGCTGTTGGCACACATGCTCTTGATGTTGGTGCTTTGACACCATTTTTCTGGCTTTTCGAGGAACGTGAAAAAATGATGGAGTTCTATGAGAGAGTTTCGGGAGCACGTATGCATGCTGCTTATATTCGTCCTGGTGGAGTTTCTTTGGTAtgcatttgaaaagttttattgttttgtttcaaagagttaaatatatatttttctaaaaattttaaggatATGCCATTAGGATTAATGGATGACATTTATGAGTTTGCCTCCAAATTTGCCGAACGATTGGATGAAGTTGAAGATGTTCTTACGACTAACCGAATTTGGGTACAACGTACTGCGGATATTGGCGTTGTTTCAGCCGAAGAGGCTTTAAATTACGGTTTTAGTGGTGTTATGTTAAGAGGTTCGGGCATTAAATGGGATTTGCGTAAACAACAGCCCTATGATGCCTATGATTTAGTGGAATTTGATGTACCTATTGGCACCAAAGGTGATTGCTATGACCGTTATCTGTGTCGTGTCGAAGAAATGCGTCAGTCCTTGCGCATCATTGATCAGTGCTTAAATCAAATGCCCTCTGGAGAAATTAAAACCGATGACGCCAAGGTTACTCCTCCATCTCGTTCCGAAATGAAGACCTCAATGGAAGCTCTTATTCATCACTTCAAACTTTTCACCCAGGGCTATCAAGTTCCTCCAGGTGCCACTTATACAGCAATTGAGGCTCCTAAAGGAGAGTTTGGTGTTTATTTAGTTTCCGATGGCTCCAGTCGCCCATATCGCTGCAAAATTAAGGCGCCTGGCTTCGCCCATTTGGCAGCTTTAAATCATGTTGGAAGACAACACATGTTGGCCGATATAGTTGCTATCATTGGTACTCTTGATGTTGTGTTTGGCGAAATTGatcgttaattattttgtatctttataatttctacttcatttgaaaaactttaaatgaatGGGTTAACGAATGTCtattcaaatttttgtttgtgttaaaaaatatatacgcaTTTGGAACATCCAtatagtgaatttttttttataaactcactttattttatttgtataacacTGCGTGTCACAACTATTAACGCATTGATATAGCTTGTATTTAAatctaagaaaataaatttccaattgaacagaataagttgtaagtatatcaaaaatacttaattaaaatattacatttattCTACAGGGTCATATTTGCATTATTGACAATTGCAATAGctagtgttaaaaaaaaatataaaaatatcgtGTAAAACgaagataaaataaatttatattggatGGAATCTCTCTTATTCTCAACAAATTCCATTCTGGCATAATTTCTACCAAATTTGCTTTTTATTTCTTCCAATTATGTATATCAGCTTCTTTAAGGTACAATAACCATTGGTACCACCGATTTTCCAGAAAATATTAGCGGAATAATATCCCCAAAAGGTTTTCAACAGTTCTTTGATCCAAACACACAAGGGTTAACTTGCAACCAGTACATCTACAGATGCCGACGAATTTATCCTATTTCTAGTCTTTTGGATTCTTTAAATGCTTTATATTTGTAGATTTTCATACTTTAATTCCAAACTCAAtagttatatttgaaatttttttcgtaGTTTCGGCAATGCGAAAAATAAGATGCGTTTATAGTTGTGACACGAAGCGTATATGAACTAGtcaaataatgtaaaataaatgatatacatataattttacaCAGTGTTTATTTGGTGTcaattttaatgacattttataagtatttaaatacgaattgaaatttattaattccgTTGTATCCTACTTCAAAGACTCGCAAATGATGGTCCGTGAAAtgatcaaaaaataataattttcaaaattgcgacttgtactttgcgccagtcatatgaacaagtaaaataaaaatagaaaaaatgttgggagtaatttcattcaaatgaaaaaagtggtCTAAAGACAGGTCAAAACAGGACAACAAGTATCAGGcatgtcacacattttgttcggaatggtttcaattccgtagtttttattccgatcgatttcgttttaggttcatcagattccgtgtaaattattaattcaaaaaatatttaatactgtatttctgattttaatttgacaatgtttttaatattaaaacaaaagtgaagtttttggtacagaaatttattaaaatttttagaaaaacaaagaaatatcaattccactttgaaaactgaaagtggtttcattccgaaagaaattttcgttttactttttctgaagaagcaaaatgcgGAATTATTTctatcggaatggaattctgtgacaggtcTGTATATATGGCGTAgtaaaattagtttaaccccttttgaccctaagaaGTTCTATtccactaaaatttaaatttgactaaaatatagtacctgagaaaaattTTTACACTGACACGTCATACCaattcttaaagactattattctaccaacataacaaaaaaattcagccATTTATATCCTTTGAGGGTCACAGTCACCTTAGAAGAATGGACCTTGCCAGATAATCTTATTGATTAAtactttttgtttgatattgcaGTGGCAcaactttatttataatttaggtTAATATTGtaattagagatgccaaacggagAATCCCggagcccgggattttttaattttatatctcGGGATTTTCAGGATTTctcaaatcccgtttttcataaataaataggagaaattgtaatttttgtgtgccttttcatgcattttgacatgcccgaatatcgcaaagttatgttcagcaaagttgttaagctcaacgcctgctacaatatagctaataaaagaaatttggttttccttgattggggctctggaaaatcaatttttctcCTTTTTTTGTAAAGCTATCTACGTGTATACACACTATTGTCaaacaaacattaattttttactaagATACATTAGGTATGTACATTAGATCtataacttttttacatttttgcgaATATCAAAATGGCCGGCCCTAGCATAGTTGAATAGACcattgaaagttatttaataaaaatggtaTTACTTTTTCGCGGTTGTCAAAACGCtttaaagtttggaaaaaaaatgtttatctaaAATACgcgaatagttttttttttataaatatattaacctGGCTcgaatctatatttaaaatttgctgtAACGGAAAAAATCCGctgttttactataaaaaataaaaaagtaatacaaatttgagaaaattttcactttaaaatatCGTTT
The Calliphora vicina chromosome X, idCalVici1.1, whole genome shotgun sequence DNA segment above includes these coding regions:
- the LOC135962757 gene encoding NADH-ubiquinone oxidoreductase 49 kDa subunit-like translates to MALSTVNEFVRRSATAGFNLLKPHALAACGVKIGSTNKPNTRGAAKWYPDPEFMQQFSGPVMYPDEVTSQWKLPPWNHQITPVEKTVRNLTLNFGPQHPAAHGVLRLVMELDGETVMRCDPHIGLLHRGTEKLIEYKTYTQALPYFDRLDYVSMMCNEQCYSLAVEKLLNIEVPLRAKYIRTLFAEITRILNHIMAVGTHALDVGALTPFFWLFEEREKMMEFYERVSGARMHAAYIRPGGVSLDMPLGLMDDIYEFASKFAERLDEVEDVLTTNRIWVQRTADIGVVSAEEALNYGFSGVMLRGSGIKWDLRKQQPYDAYDLVEFDVPIGTKGDCYDRYLCRVEEMRQSLRIIDQCLNQMPSGEIKTDDAKVTPPSRSEMKTSMEALIHHFKLFTQGYQVPPGATYTAIEAPKGEFGVYLVSDGSSRPYRCKIKAPGFAHLAALNHVGRQHMLADIVAIIGTLDVVFGEIDR